A region of Ictidomys tridecemlineatus isolate mIctTri1 chromosome 4, mIctTri1.hap1, whole genome shotgun sequence DNA encodes the following proteins:
- the Ranbp6 gene encoding ran-binding protein 6 isoform X1 — MAAAGSAGVPAIVSEKQEFYQLLKNLINPSCMVRRQAEEIYENIPGLCKTTFLLDAVRNRRAGYEVRQMAAALLRRLLSSGFEEVYPNLPSDVQRDVKIELILAVKLETHASMRKKLCDIFAVLARNLIDEDGTNHWPEGLKFLIDSIYSKNVVLWEVALHVFWHFPGIFGNQDRHDLDIIKRLLDQCIQDQEHPAIRTLSARAAAAFVLANENNIALFKDFADLLPGILQAVNDSCYQDDDSVLESLVEIADTVPKYLGPYLEDTLQLSLKLCGDSRLSNLQRQLALEVIVTLSETATPMLKKHTNIIAQAVPHILAMMVDLQDDEDWVNADEMEEDDFDSNAVAAESALDRLACGLGGKVVLPMTKEHIMQMLQSPDWKYRHAGLMALSAIGEGCHQQMEPILDETVNSVLLFLQDPHPRVRAAACTTLGQMATDFAPSFQKKFHETVIAALLRTMENQGNQRVQSHAASALIIFIEDCPKSLLVLYLDSMVKNLHSILVIKLQELIRNGTKLALEQLVTTIASVADTIEEKFIPYYDIFMPSLKHIVELAVQKELKLLRGKTIECISHVGLAVGKEKFMQDASNVMQLLLKTQSDLNNMEDDDPQTSYMVSAWARMCKILGKDFQQYLPLVIEPLIKTASAKPDVALLDTQDVENMSDDDGWQFVNLGDQQSFGIKTSGLEAKATACQMLVYYAKELREGFVEYTEQVVKLMVPLLKFYFHDNVRVAAAESMPFLLECSRIRGPEYLSQMWQFICDPLIKAIGTEPDTDVLSEIMNSFAKSIEVMGDGCLNDEHLEELGGILKAKLEGHFKNQELRQVKRQEENYDQQVEMSLQDEDECDVYILTKVSDILHSLFSTYKEKILPWFEQLLPLIVNLICSSRPWPDRQWGLCIFDDIIEHCSPTSFKYVEYFRWPMLLNMRDNNPEVRQAAAYGLGVMAQFGGDDYRSLCSEAVPLLVKVIKCANSKTKKNVIATENCISAIGKILKFKPNCVNVDEVLPHWLSWLPLHEDKEEAIQTLSFLCDLIESNHPVVVGPNNSNLPKIISIIAEGKINETISYEDPCAKRLANVVRQVQTSEELWSECISQLDNEQQEALQELLNFA, encoded by the coding sequence ATGGCGGCGGCCGGGTCTGCAGGGGTGCCGGCGATTGTGTCGGAAAAGCAAGAGTTCTACCAGCTTCTGAAGAACCTGATCAATCCAAGCTGCATGGTGCGGAGGCAAGCAGAGGAAATCTATGAAAATATCCCAGGTCTGTGTAAGACTACATTCCTCTTAGATGCCGTCAGAAATAGAAGAGCAGGTTATGAGGTGAGACAAATGGCTGCCGCACTGCTACGCCGGCTTTTGTCCTCTGGGTTTGAGGAGGTCTACCCAAATCTGCCTTCTGATGTTCAGAGAGATGTCAAGATTGAACTGATACTGGCTGTTAAGTTAGAAACACATGCTAGCATGAGGAAAAAGCTCTGTGATATTTTTGCGGTGCTGGCCAGGAATTTGATAGATGAGGATGGCACTAACCATTGGCCAGAAGGTCTGAAATTCCTTATTGATTCGATCTACTCTAAAAATGTGGTTCTGTGGGAAGTTGCACTTCACGTCTTCTGGCACTTTCCTGGAATTTTTGGGAACCAAGATCGGCACGATTTGGATATCATCAAAAGGTTGTTGGACCAGTGTATTCAAGATCAAGAACATCCAGCAATCAGGACATTATCTGCTAGAGCTGCAGCTGCATTTGTACTTGCTAATGAGAATAATATTGCTCTTTTCAAAGACTTTGCAGACTTGCTTCCTGGAATCTTACAAGCTGTCAATGATTCATGCTACCAGGATGATGATTCAGTGCTAGAATCCCTTGTTGAGATTGCTGATACAGTACCTAAATATTTGGGTCCTTATTTAGAAGATACTCTACAGTTGAGCCTGAAGTTATGTGGAGATTCTAGACTTAGTAACCTGCAACGCCAGCTGGCCCTTGAAGTAATAGTGACCTTGTCTGAAACTGCAACTCCAATGTtgaaaaaacatacaaatattatTGCACAGGCAGTTCCTCATATATTAGCAATGATGGTTGATCTACAAGATGATGAGGACTGGGTAAATGCTGATGAAATGGAAGAAGATGATTTTGACAGCAATGCAGTTGCTGCTGAGAGTGCTCTAGACAGACTGGCTTGTGGGCTTGGTGGAAAAGTTGTTTTACCAATGACCAAGGAGCATATCATGCAAATGCTTCAGAGCCCTGACTGGAAGTATCGACATGCTGGATTAATGGCCTTATCTGCCATTGGAGAAGGTTGCCATCAGCAAATGGAACCAATTCTAGATGAAACTGTTAactctgttttactttttcttcaggATCCTCATCCAAGGGTGAGGGCTGCAGCCTGTACTACACTTGGACAAATGGCTACAGATTTTGCACCTAGTTTCCAAAAGAAATTCCATGAAACAGTGATTGCAGCTTTGTTGCGTACGATGGAAAATCAAGGTAATCAGCGTGTACAATCTCATGCAGCTTCtgctcttattatttttattgaagatTGCCCCAAGTCATTATTAGTTCTCTATTTGGATAGTATGGTGAAAAATCTACATTCTATCTTGGTGATTAAACTTCAAGAGTTGATTCGGAATGGAACTAAGTTGGCCTTGGAACAGCTTGTGACAACCATTGCCTCAGTTGCAGATAcgatagaagaaaaatttattccATATTATGACATATTTATGCCCTCACTAAAGCATATTGTTGAGCTTGCTGTTCAGAAGGAACTCAAGCTTCTGAGAGGAAAAACTATTGAGTGCATTAGCCATGTTGGTCTTGCTGTTGGGAAGGAAAAATTTATGCAAGATGCATCAAATGTGATGCAGCTATTGTTGAAGACACAATCAGACTTGAATAATATGGAAGATGATGACCCTCAGACCTCTTACATGGTTTCAGCTTGGGCTAGAATGTGTAAAATTCTTGGAAAAGATTTCCAACAGTACCTTCCACTGGTTATTGAGCCTCTTATTAAGACTGCTTCAGCTAAACCTGATGTCGCTCTCTTAGACACACAAGATGTAGAGAATATGAGTGATGATGATGGATGGCAATTTGTAAATCTTGGAGACCAGCAGAGTTTTGGAATTAAAACTTCTGGACTTGAAGCAAAAGCAACTGCTTGCCAGATGCTGGTTTACTATGCTAAGGAGTTAAGAGAAGGATTTGTGGAGTATACAGAACAAGTTGTGAAATTAATGGTTCCCttactgaaattttatttccatgaCAATGTTCGAGTGGCAGCTGCAGAGTCCATGCCTTTTCTCCTGGAATGTTCAAGAATTCGTGGTCCAGAGTATCTTTCACAGATGTGGCAGTTCATATGTGACCCCTTAATCAAGGCTATAGGAACTGAACCTGATACTGATGTACTCTCAGAAATAATGAATTCTTTTGCAAAGTCCATTGAGGTAATGGGAGATGGTTGCCTCAATGATGAACACTTGGAAGAACTGGGAGGAATACTGAAAGCAAAACttgaaggacattttaaaaaccaagaaTTACGACAGGTTAAAAGACAAGAAGAAAACTATGACCAACAGGTTGAGATGTCTCTGCAAGATGAGGATGAATGTGATGTTTATATTCTGACCAAAGTATCAGATATTTTGCACTCATTATTTagtacttataaagaaaagattttaccATGGTTTGAACAGCTGCTTCCATTAATTGTAAATCTAATATGTTCAAGTAGACCATGGCCAGACAGACAGTGGGGATTATGCATATTTGATGATATCATAGAGCACTGTAGCCCAACCTCATttaaatatgtagaatattttcGGTGGCCAATGCTACTAAATATGCGAGATAACAACCCTGAAGTCAGGCAAGCTGCTGCTTATGGCCTGGGTGTTATGGCACAGTTTGGTGGAGATGATTATCGTTCTCTATGTTCAGAAGCTGTTCCACTACTGGTAAAAGTTATTAAGTGTGCAaattccaaaaccaaaaaaaatgtcATTGCGACAGAGAACTGCATCTCAGCAATAGGGAAGATTTTGAAGTTTAAGCCTAACTGTGTAAATGTAGATGAAGTTCTTCCACACTGGTTATCATGGCTTCCACTGCATGAAGATAAAGAGGAAGCGATTCAGACTTTGAGTTTTCTCTGTGACTTAATTGAAAGTAACCACCCAGTTGTAGTTGGTCCAAATAATTCTAATCTCCCCAAAATAATTAGTATAATTGCAGAAGGAAAAATTAATGAGACTATTAGCTATGAAGATCCTTGTGCCAAACGCCTTGCTAATGTTGTTCGTCAGGTACAAACATCTGAAGAATTATGGTCAGAATGTATATCGCAACTTGATAATGAACAGCAGGAAGCCTTACAGGAATTGCTAAATTTTGCTTGA
- the Ranbp6 gene encoding ran-binding protein 6 isoform X2, whose protein sequence is MAAAGSAGVPAIVSEKQEFYQLLKNLINPSCMVRRQAEEIYENIPGSSSKGEGCSLYYTWTNGYRFCT, encoded by the exons ATGGCGGCGGCCGGGTCTGCAGGGGTGCCGGCGATTGTGTCGGAAAAGCAAGAGTTCTACCAGCTTCTGAAGAACCTGATCAATCCAAGCTGCATGGTGCGGAGGCAAGCAGAGGAAATCTATGAAAATATCCCAG gATCCTCATCCAAGGGTGAGGGCTGCAGCCTGTACTACACTTGGACAAATGGCTACAGATTTTGCACCTAG